The genomic interval GAAGAAACTTTTACAAGTTCTGGTACCACAGGAAGTCTTACTAGTAAGCATTTTGTAACAGATATTAACCTCTACAAAAAAAGTTACCTAAAAGGATTTGCTAATTTTTATGGAAACATAGAAGACTATGTAGTTTTGGCTTTATTGCCAAATTATTTAGAAAGAAATGGTTCTTCTTTGGTGTTTATGGTGGATGATTTAATTCAGAAATCTAACAACCCAGAAAGTGGTTTTTATCTAGATAATATTCAAGAATTAGCAAAAAAACTAGTTGAATTAGACAAAAAAGGACAAAAAACGCTCTTAATTGGTGTTTCTTTTGCTTTGTTAGATTTGATAGAAATGCAACAATTCAACCTAAAAAACACCATTATTATGGAAACTGGTGGTATGAAAGGACGAAGAAAAGAATTGATTAGAGCTGAATTACATCAGCTTTTACAAAGCGGATTTGGAGTTTCTGAAATACACTCAGAATACGGAATGACAGAATTATTAAGTCAAGGGTATTCTAACGGAAACGGTGTTTTTGACACACCACCTTGGATGAAAATTTTGACCAGAGACACCGAAGATGCTTTAACAATTCAACAAGTTGGAAAAACAGGCGGAATTAATGTAATTGATTTAGCCAATTATAACTCTTGTGCTTTTATTGCTACGCAAGATTTAGG from Polaribacter sejongensis carries:
- a CDS encoding acyl transferase, which gives rise to MQNTIFNIRNQEEFKQAALAVFKHQFKNNKVYRSFCDLLYIHPSDVTKVEEIPFLPIQFFKSRKVLSSLEEIEETFTSSGTTGSLTSKHFVTDINLYKKSYLKGFANFYGNIEDYVVLALLPNYLERNGSSLVFMVDDLIQKSNNPESGFYLDNIQELAKKLVELDKKGQKTLLIGVSFALLDLIEMQQFNLKNTIIMETGGMKGRRKELIRAELHQLLQSGFGVSEIHSEYGMTELLSQGYSNGNGVFDTPPWMKILTRDTEDALTIQQVGKTGGINVIDLANYNSCAFIATQDLGKVHENGTFEIIGRFDNSDIRGCNLMVL